A single genomic interval of Alistipes provencensis harbors:
- a CDS encoding SGNH/GDSL hydrolase family protein, producing MIKHFILIAAGVLCLHTATARKYVDASTLTLIGRTCPMKENPYYRVDTARYHFDNATIRRYCGYPAGVAVLFTTNSRSIEARWTTTPRNYGWNMSPVMQRGMDLYIRQNDTWMMAGAARPGLEDRHASTIIEHMDRQPRECMLYLPTWSELLTLEIGVDDDASVTPLASPYKHRVIVFGSSITHGASASRPGMAYPARMSRMTGIEFVNLGYSGNSMLQPEFARLLAETDADAFLFDAFSNPSPAIIRERLDAFVATLVKAHPDKPLIFMQTHWHAAGNFNNKTAQFHRERIDTVDRMMRRLAKQYDNVYFLDGEWYYGKDSEGTIDCVHGSDLGFDRMIRERLPHIRKILRRYGISSKNAVR from the coding sequence ATGATAAAACATTTCATCCTGATCGCCGCCGGAGTACTTTGCCTCCATACCGCCACAGCCCGCAAGTATGTCGATGCCTCGACACTGACCCTCATCGGCCGCACCTGCCCTATGAAGGAAAATCCCTATTACCGGGTCGACACGGCCCGTTACCATTTTGACAACGCCACCATCCGCCGTTATTGCGGTTATCCGGCCGGTGTCGCGGTACTCTTCACCACCAACAGCCGCTCTATCGAGGCCCGCTGGACTACTACCCCGCGCAACTACGGTTGGAACATGAGTCCGGTCATGCAACGCGGCATGGACCTCTATATCCGCCAGAACGACACCTGGATGATGGCCGGCGCGGCTCGTCCCGGACTGGAAGACCGGCACGCCAGCACCATCATCGAACACATGGACCGACAGCCCAGAGAGTGCATGCTCTACCTGCCGACCTGGAGCGAACTGCTGACACTGGAGATCGGCGTGGACGACGACGCTTCCGTCACGCCGCTTGCATCGCCTTACAAACACCGTGTCATCGTCTTCGGGTCGAGCATTACCCACGGGGCGTCGGCCAGCCGCCCGGGAATGGCCTATCCGGCACGCATGAGCCGCATGACAGGTATCGAGTTCGTCAATCTGGGTTACAGCGGCAACAGCATGCTCCAGCCCGAATTCGCGCGGCTGCTTGCCGAGACCGATGCCGACGCCTTTCTTTTCGACGCCTTCTCGAATCCCTCCCCGGCCATAATCCGCGAACGGCTCGACGCATTCGTCGCAACGCTCGTCAAGGCACACCCCGACAAACCGCTGATCTTCATGCAGACCCATTGGCACGCCGCAGGTAATTTCAACAATAAGACCGCACAGTTCCACCGCGAGCGGATCGACACCGTCGACCGGATGATGCGACGGCTGGCCAAACAATACGACAATGTCTATTTCCTCGACGGCGAATGGTACTATGGCAAGGACTCCGAGGGGACTATCGACTGCGTCCACGGTTCCGACCTGGGATTCGACCGAATGATCCGGGAACGACTGCCCCACATCCGAAAGATCCTGCGCCGATACGGGATCAGCTCAAAAAACGCTGTCCGGTAA
- a CDS encoding endonuclease/exonuclease/phosphatase family protein has translation MKISRLITSLLFCAGCCAVAGQRPVGVAYYDVDRIYDTVPALFYDDSDYTPEGRLRWTSARYERKIRNTAAVIDSMALPIVALWGVENEQVVRDLAAACKGDYSYLHRTLNSLDGMDFALLYYGDLFYPVYDEPGRRYLYVEGELGRDTVGLVLCSDPRTARWLIGDLREERPHAKLLVMGRTGSFFTTDSGLLDKTLRAEKAGRGNVRSTRKWQMRDRIWADTALKTSEGDVFVRRYLVDQKTGNPLTTYSRGVYRGGYGYSLPVFVYIR, from the coding sequence GTGAAGATCAGCCGTCTGATAACATCCCTCCTGTTCTGCGCCGGATGCTGCGCTGTCGCCGGACAGCGCCCCGTGGGCGTCGCCTACTACGACGTGGACCGCATCTACGACACCGTCCCGGCACTTTTCTACGACGATTCCGACTACACGCCCGAAGGCCGCCTGCGGTGGACCTCGGCCCGTTACGAACGCAAGATACGCAACACGGCGGCCGTCATCGACTCGATGGCCCTGCCCATCGTCGCCCTGTGGGGCGTGGAGAACGAGCAGGTCGTGCGCGACCTCGCCGCAGCCTGCAAGGGCGACTACTCCTACCTCCACCGCACGCTCAATTCGCTCGACGGAATGGATTTTGCGTTGCTCTATTACGGAGACCTCTTCTACCCCGTTTACGACGAGCCGGGCCGCCGCTATCTCTATGTCGAGGGCGAACTGGGGCGCGACACCGTGGGGCTGGTGCTGTGCTCCGACCCGCGCACGGCCCGGTGGCTCATCGGCGACCTGCGCGAGGAGCGCCCGCATGCGAAACTGCTCGTCATGGGCCGCACAGGATCATTTTTCACAACCGATTCCGGACTCCTCGACAAGACCCTGCGGGCCGAAAAAGCCGGCCGCGGCAACGTCCGGAGTACCCGGAAATGGCAGATGCGTGACCGGATTTGGGCCGACACAGCGCTGAAAACTTCCGAAGGCGACGTTTTTGTACGCCGCTATCTGGTTGACCAAAAGACGGGTAACCCCCTCACAACCTACTCCCGAGGGGTCTACCGCGGCGGTTACGGATATTCGCTTCCGGTGTTTGTTTACATCCGGTAG